ATACTAATTCTACCTCCCGCGATCGCGTTCTAAATCATCGATAACTTTTTGCAAATACCAATCATCTGACATCCCCGGATTGTATTCTTGTTTTTGATCAATTAATCGTTGGGCGATTTCCCAATATCCTCCCACCATGCGTAAAAGTCGCTGACGCAGCAAACTATAGTTTTGCTGTTTTGACTCAGAGGGTGTTTGGATATTTTTCAGGTTATTTAATACTTGATGGTAATTTACCCAATCTTCTTTTTCACAAAAAATACTCGCCGCTTGCTGAAAGTCTGTAACAGCATTTTGCATTTCTTCTAAACAAGTATAGGCAATGCCACGATTGTAGTAAGCTGGGGCATGATCAGGATTAATTTGCAATGCTTGGCTGTAATCTTGAATTGCTTCTAAATAATTGCCAGATGTTCTGTAGGCGTTACCTCTGGCGGTATATACTAAGGCATCCTGGGGTTGAATGTTGATGGCTTGATTAAAATCAGCGATCGCACCTTGATGATCTCCCAAAAGTGAACGGGCTTTACCGCGATTGCGATAAACAGTCACATCTGCAAAATTAAGAGATAATGCTTGATTAAAATCGGCGATCGCATCTTGATATTGTCCCATTTTGCAGCGTATCACCCCACGGCAGCAATAAGCTTGGGCATCTTGCGGATCAGCTTGTAATATCCAGTTTAGATCAGCGATCGCCTCACGGGTATTTCCTGTTTCGGCTTTTTCTAATAGCTGGGTAAAATATGCGTTGGTCGATAAGATCGGCGCATTAGTAGAACTACTTGATTGTACAACTGGCTTTGGTTGTGGTTGTAACTGTGTAATTTTTTCCATACACAGACGACAATTAGCTGCGTCTTTCTGTGCTAAATATAATTCTGCGGCTTTTTTAAAGTTTGCGATCGCATCGGAAATAAAACCCTGTTTCCGCCGGATCATCCCCCGCAGATCATAAGCAGGCGCATAATGGTAATTGAGGCGAATCGCATTGTCCACATCATTCAAAGCCCCCGGTAAATTTTTCAGTTCTACCCTAGCCAAACCCCGACAATAATACGCCTCCATACTTCCAGGATTCAATTTCATTGCTTCGGTATAATCTGAAACAGCTTGATGAATAGCCCCTGAGTGATAATAAGCCAAACCCCGTTGTAAAAAAGCATCAGCAAAATAAGGTGTCCATTGTAAAGAATGGCTAAATTCCTCAATAGCGCCAGCGTAGTCTTTTTCCTTAGCTTTTTTCAGTCCTTGATTGTAAAATTCGTCACTCATAGTTAAATCAACCAGATAGACATCCACTTATATGTTAAATATTCATTGTAAATTTAGCTAATTCCCCAATCTCAATTTATTTCTTCTCTCTGCGTCTTGGCGTACTTGGCGGTTCAATTAAGATATAAATTTAACTCACGCAGAGGCGCAGAAGAAGAGTTTAAAAGGTTATCCATACATCAATGCAATGAAAATTAGAACCATCACCACAGGAATCACACTTACATCTCCCCAAAGCACCGATAAAATCAAACAAGCCCATGAATTTAACCAACAAGCAAAAGAAATCTTTGAAGAACAAGGTTATGAAGTGCAAACCACCAGAATTACCACCAACTCATGGGAAGAATATTTATTAAACTTATCAAAAATTGACATTCTTCACGAAATTCAAAATTTAGAAAAAATCTGTCAAAGTCTAGATATCAACTTTTTCAATATTGGCTATGCTAACCAACCGGAAACCATAGCCTTAATTCCCGATATTATTAAATCTACAGCCATTATTTACTGTTCCAGCCAAATTGGTAACCGAGGAACAGGTATCAACTTTCCAAATGCTTGGGAATCTGCTAAAACTATTAAACGCATTTCCGAAGAAAGCGAAAATGGCTATGGTAACTTTCGCTATTGTGTATGGGCAAACTGCCAGCCAGGAATCCCATTTTTTCCTACAGCATATCATGTCGGTGATACTTCTTTTGGGATTGGTTTAGAATTGGGTGAATTAGTCATGCAGGCATTTTCCCAAGCTGGTAATTTGCAATCAGCAGAGAAGGAACTACAATCAATTTTAGAAATAGAATTAATTAAAGTTGCTAAAATTGCTGAAGGAATAGCTCTAAAATTTGGGGTAAAATATAACGGCATTGATACGTCTCTTGCACCATCTTTAGATCAAGAAAATAGTATTGCTTTTGCTTATGAAAAAATCATGTCTGGTAAGTTTGGACATCCAGGAACTTTAGCAATTTCGGGAATGCTAACTCGTGTTTTAAAAAGTGTTTCTGTAAAAATCTGCGGTTACTCTGGTTTGATGCTTCCAGTATGCGAAGATGTTGGTCTAGCTACTAGGGCTAATGAGCAAACTTATGATCTTACTCATTTATTATTATATTCGGCTGTTTGTGGTTGTGGGCTGGATACGGTTCCAATTCCTGGTGATATCACAGTTGACAAGATTGCTGCTATATTAATAGATTTGTCTACTTTAGCTATTAAGTTGAATAAGCCTTTATCGGCTAGATTATTTCCGATTCCAAATAAACAAGCTGGGGAAATGACTAGTTTCAGTTCCCCTTATCTTGTGGATTGTCACGTTTTTGCTGTGGATTGAATTTCGGAGAAACGAACCGCCAAGTACACCTTGGCGCTAGCCTCTCCCTTTGGGAGAAATACACAAAGGAAGAAAGAAGAAGGAAAGAGAGAGAATGGGATTAATAATCTATCAATAAGCTGGGAGAGGTTAAGACAAAAACATCTCTGGTTCCTTGTCCTTCTATCTGTGGTTTGATGGGTGTGGTAAAGTGGAAAAATTCATGGTCGTTGACTAATAATAGTTCTCCGGGATTTAAGATTTTGCTAAATACTGGTTTCTGTTTTTTTGCTGTATATAAGTGGGTTTCTCCACCTTGAATATTTTCTCTATTCACAGCGAAGATTCCAATAAAGTCTGTTCCATCTTGATGGATACCTTCGGGGGCTGGATTTCCTAAGTTATTAGGGGAACAAATGGTTCTAATTTGATGAACTCCTATTTCTGCTTCGGGGTGAAGTTTACAGGAATCACTAAATGCTAAAACCAGATTTTTAAAACTATTCAGTTCTACAAGTTCATCTTCTAATTCTGCAAACTCTCTTTTAATATCTCCCAATAATGGATTGTAGTCTTTCCCTTGGAAGAGGTAGCCATGAGGTAATTTAATTAATTTATCCTCAGTAGCGATGAACCGAGATAATCGTCGGGAACGATAATTACCTTTGATATAAGGATCATCTGGGAGATGATTAAAAAATGGTTTGAAATTTTCGGGATTTATGGAATTTACTTTTCTGAGAATAAACAAAAAAGCATATTCTAATTCTGTTGATTCCCACACTTGTTGCATAGGATTTACCTGCTTACACATTTCAATCCTCCCCCATGTTCCTTGATGAGAGGCTTATATTACTGAGTGTATGCGACTTTTTATTAAATTGTCGTCAAATTGACTACAGAAATTGACAGATTATGATATGTAATTCATTCACCTTGGGAAAGATATTTATAGATAAGGGCGAATGAGTAAAAAATCAATGTATATTCACTAACAGCATATAGGTTTGATGATGATTGACTGGCTTTACAAGTATCCACCTCTATATTCGGGAATATTACTGAAGCGCTACAAGCGTTTTTTTGCTGATGTTCAACTTGATTCTGGCGAAATAGTCATAGCACATTGTCCCAACACAGGGCCGATGACTGGAGTTTCTACTCTTGGTAGTGCGGTACAACTTTCTAAAAGTGATAACCCCCAGCGCAAATTGGCTTACACCTTAGAATTGATTCAGGTAGAAGATAACCAGCCAACTTGGGTAGGAGTGAATACCATGTTACCCAATCGCATCATAAAACTAGCATTAGCAAAATACCTCTTCCCTGAATTGGGAGACTATAGCCAAATTAAAAGTGAAGTAGTTTATGGACAAGATAAAAAAAGTCGGGTTGATTTTTTCCTGACAGGTAGCGACGCAGAACGCCCAATTTATTTAGAAGTAAAAAATACTACTTGGGCGCAAGGAACTTTAGCAATATTTCCAGACACCGAAACCACCAGAGGACAAAAGCATTTACGGGAATTAACCGCACTCCTACCCCAAACCCGTGCAGTGATGTTGTACTTCATCAACCGGGGTGATTGTACTGAGTTTGCCCCTGGTGATATTACAGACCCAGTATATGGTAAACTATTACGAAGTGCGATCGCACTAGGCTTAGAAGTCTTACCCTGCCGTTTTGACATCTCACCAGAAGGCATACGCTACTTAGGTTTAGCAAAACTCAAAATCTAACTCTCCGCGTACCTCTGCGCTTATCTCCGCGCCCCTCTGCGTTAAAAACAATGATCATAATCATCATGGGTGTCTCCGGTTCCGGAAAAACCACCATCGGTCAACTATTAGCCGATGCCTTAAACTGGGAATTTAAAGACGCTGATGACTTTCACTCCCTAGATAATATCGAAAAAATGCGGCTAGGTATTCCCCTCAATGATGCCGATAGAAAACCTTGGCTAAAAGACTTGCAAACAGCGATCGCACTATGGTTAAAAGAAAATGCCAATATAGTCTTAGCCTGTTCCGCCCTCAAAGCTGATTATCGCCAATATTTAGTATTAGATAGCGATGGGCAAAGCCCCGCCGGAGGCGAACGCATCCAGCTAATTTACCTCCACGGCAATTTAGATTTGCTCCAACAGCGACTCATCGGACGGCAAAACCATTTTATGTCAGAAAAACTCCTCAACAGCCAATTAGATGCCCTTGAGGAGCCGGATGATGCCATTTTTGTAGATGTTTCTGAGCCACCGCAATTAATTGTGCAGAACCTGAAAACGGTTCTAGGGCTTTAGGTAGGCGATTTCAAGCATGACAGAACAGTTTCCCATCATGAAGATTCCGCCAGATGCACCTGAAGCTGATGAGGATTTAGGAACAAAAGAGAAGTTTTGGTTTCGCTATCAAAATCGACCTTACCTGTACAAAAAAACCAGACAAAACACAGGTGAGGACTGGTCGGAAAAGATAGCATCTGAGTTGTGTAATCTGTTGGACTTACCCCATGCTGTTTATGAATTAGCCACATTTAATGATGAAAATGGCATTATTACGCCTTGTTTTTTACCTGAACGTGGAATCCTAACTCTGGGGAATGAAATTCTGGCTCCAATAGTATCCGATTATCCACAAGATTCTAAAGACCTGACTAAACACACCATTAAAAATATATCTAACGCTTTAGAAAGTGGCTCGGTCAATTTACCCCTTGACTGCATACTACCAGCAGGAATTAGCCTGGCAATAGAAGTTTTTGTGGGATATTTACTTTTAGATGCTTGGATAGGCAATACTGATAGACATCACGAAAACTGGGCATACATAATTTTTGCCGAGAAGATTCATTTAGCCCCAACTTATGACCACGCTTCTAGCATTGGTAGAGAAATGTCCGATGAAAAAAGACGCTTGAAGCTGAACAATAAATCTGTCACAGGTTATGCCGAAAAGTGTCGTTCCTTGATTTATCCTAGTTCTGGAGGAGAAAAACCTCTGAAAACTTTTGATGCTTTTCGTGAAGTCCAACAACTTTATCCAGAAGCTGCCAGGGTATGGTTAGAGAAACTAGCAAGGTTGTCCAGCAATGATACGTTAAAGCTATTTGAACGCATACCATCTCATCGCATATCACCAACAGCAATTGAATTTGCCCAAACAATATTGAAATTTAATCAAAATAGATTGCTAAAACTGCTGGACACCTGAATATGAAAAGATTATTTTTAGCTTGGCAAGATCCCAATACTCGCGCTTGGTTTCCCATTGGGCGTTTAAACTTTGACGGTAAACAGTATCAATTTGTTTATACACAAGGTGCATTAGCAGCTCAAGCTCAATATGGGTTTCCCGGATTACTTTCTTTCCCAGACTTGAACAAGGTATATACATCGATGGAACTGTTCCCTTTGTTCTGCAATCGATTAAAGCGACATTCTCGCCCAGACTATAAAAATTATATTGAATGGCTCAACATTCCTGAAGGTGAAGATGACCCCATTTCTATCCTTTCGCGGAGTGGTGGACGCAAGGCCACAGATAACTTTGAAGTTTTCCCTGATCCACAGCCAGATGCAAATAACTTATACCATATCCATTTTTTTGCACATGGACTCAGACATCTTCCGACTTGTGCAACTGAACGGATTAATCAACTACAACCGTGGGAACTTTTATACTTAGCTCACGAATTTCAAAATCCCTACGATCAAAAGGCTTTACTCTTATGTACTGAGGATCATCATATTGTCGGTTATTGTCCTCGGTACATTGTGGATGATGTTTTTCAACTCAAAAACAAAAATCCAGAACTTGTGAAAGTACAAGTTGAACGTGTCAACCCAGCACCTACCCCACTCCAGCTACGTTTGTTGTGTAGTATGACCGCAGAATGGCATGAAGATTTTCATCCCTTTTCCAGCCAGGAGTATCAGCAAATTGTCGCTGATATCCCCACTGGGTGTAGTACTCCCTAAACTTGATGAGAGGCCAGAAAAGCATCAACTTCAGCCGCAGTCGGTTGAGAAGCGATCGCACCTGGTTTAATAGTAGTCAGCGCCCCCACAGCATTAGCATAAGCAACAATCCGTTTAGCTGTTTCGGCATCCTGCAAACCTTGAATACCATGTTGACTTAGTTGGTGGGTAAATCCTGCCAAAAAACTATCCCCAGCACCAGTTGTATCCACAACATCAATCGGATAAGAAGGTAAATTCCCCTCATTTTCACCCAAACAATAGGCGCAACCATGTTCACCATCTGTCACCAGCACCCCATCAATAGAAGCCATACGGTAAGTAATAGCTCCTGGGTCTGTGGTATCAAATAGCCATTCCGCCTCTTCTTTAGAAAGTTTGAGAAAATCAACTCGCTTCAATATCCCTTGGATTTTTTGGCGCGCCATATCCGCATCTTGCCAAAATACAGGTCGCCAGTTCACATCCAGAATAATCTTCAGGTCGTATTTTTCTGCTAATTCTAAGGTGCGATGAATTGCCTGCTCACTTTCAGGATAGGCTAATTCCAGAGTCCCCAATACCAAAAAGTCAGCCTCTTGAAACAGTGACTCTGGCAATTTTTCAGCTTGTAAGCGGGTATCAGCAAATTCAGCAGTGTCATACTCACCAAATCCGGCAAAATTGCGATCGCCTGACATATCCCGCACCACATAAACTTGCCTCGTTGGTGCTGTAGAATGGCGTTGCACCCCTGTGGTAT
This Nodularia sp. LEGE 06071 DNA region includes the following protein-coding sequences:
- the sfsA gene encoding DNA/RNA nuclease SfsA encodes the protein MIDWLYKYPPLYSGILLKRYKRFFADVQLDSGEIVIAHCPNTGPMTGVSTLGSAVQLSKSDNPQRKLAYTLELIQVEDNQPTWVGVNTMLPNRIIKLALAKYLFPELGDYSQIKSEVVYGQDKKSRVDFFLTGSDAERPIYLEVKNTTWAQGTLAIFPDTETTRGQKHLRELTALLPQTRAVMLYFINRGDCTEFAPGDITDPVYGKLLRSAIALGLEVLPCRFDISPEGIRYLGLAKLKI
- a CDS encoding carbohydrate kinase family protein — translated: MSNPRVLCLGEILFDCLADQLGLTLEEVKSWTPYPGGAPANVACALVKLGTPAGFIGAVGEDQPGNELVKLLEEIGVDTTGVQRHSTAPTRQVYVVRDMSGDRNFAGFGEYDTAEFADTRLQAEKLPESLFQEADFLVLGTLELAYPESEQAIHRTLELAEKYDLKIILDVNWRPVFWQDADMARQKIQGILKRVDFLKLSKEEAEWLFDTTDPGAITYRMASIDGVLVTDGEHGCAYCLGENEGNLPSYPIDVVDTTGAGDSFLAGFTHQLSQHGIQGLQDAETAKRIVAYANAVGALTTIKPGAIASQPTAAEVDAFLASHQV
- a CDS encoding tetratricopeptide repeat protein, which encodes MSDEFYNQGLKKAKEKDYAGAIEEFSHSLQWTPYFADAFLQRGLAYYHSGAIHQAVSDYTEAMKLNPGSMEAYYCRGLARVELKNLPGALNDVDNAIRLNYHYAPAYDLRGMIRRKQGFISDAIANFKKAAELYLAQKDAANCRLCMEKITQLQPQPKPVVQSSSSTNAPILSTNAYFTQLLEKAETGNTREAIADLNWILQADPQDAQAYCCRGVIRCKMGQYQDAIADFNQALSLNFADVTVYRNRGKARSLLGDHQGAIADFNQAINIQPQDALVYTARGNAYRTSGNYLEAIQDYSQALQINPDHAPAYYNRGIAYTCLEEMQNAVTDFQQAASIFCEKEDWVNYHQVLNNLKNIQTPSESKQQNYSLLRQRLLRMVGGYWEIAQRLIDQKQEYNPGMSDDWYLQKVIDDLERDRGR
- a CDS encoding HipA-like protein — encoded protein: MTEQFPIMKIPPDAPEADEDLGTKEKFWFRYQNRPYLYKKTRQNTGEDWSEKIASELCNLLDLPHAVYELATFNDENGIITPCFLPERGILTLGNEILAPIVSDYPQDSKDLTKHTIKNISNALESGSVNLPLDCILPAGISLAIEVFVGYLLLDAWIGNTDRHHENWAYIIFAEKIHLAPTYDHASSIGREMSDEKRRLKLNNKSVTGYAEKCRSLIYPSSGGEKPLKTFDAFREVQQLYPEAARVWLEKLARLSSNDTLKLFERIPSHRISPTAIEFAQTILKFNQNRLLKLLDT
- a CDS encoding HIRAN domain-containing protein, giving the protein MKRLFLAWQDPNTRAWFPIGRLNFDGKQYQFVYTQGALAAQAQYGFPGLLSFPDLNKVYTSMELFPLFCNRLKRHSRPDYKNYIEWLNIPEGEDDPISILSRSGGRKATDNFEVFPDPQPDANNLYHIHFFAHGLRHLPTCATERINQLQPWELLYLAHEFQNPYDQKALLLCTEDHHIVGYCPRYIVDDVFQLKNKNPELVKVQVERVNPAPTPLQLRLLCSMTAEWHEDFHPFSSQEYQQIVADIPTGCSTP
- a CDS encoding DUF711 family protein, whose product is MKIRTITTGITLTSPQSTDKIKQAHEFNQQAKEIFEEQGYEVQTTRITTNSWEEYLLNLSKIDILHEIQNLEKICQSLDINFFNIGYANQPETIALIPDIIKSTAIIYCSSQIGNRGTGINFPNAWESAKTIKRISEESENGYGNFRYCVWANCQPGIPFFPTAYHVGDTSFGIGLELGELVMQAFSQAGNLQSAEKELQSILEIELIKVAKIAEGIALKFGVKYNGIDTSLAPSLDQENSIAFAYEKIMSGKFGHPGTLAISGMLTRVLKSVSVKICGYSGLMLPVCEDVGLATRANEQTYDLTHLLLYSAVCGCGLDTVPIPGDITVDKIAAILIDLSTLAIKLNKPLSARLFPIPNKQAGEMTSFSSPYLVDCHVFAVD
- a CDS encoding gluconokinase, with translation MIIIIMGVSGSGKTTIGQLLADALNWEFKDADDFHSLDNIEKMRLGIPLNDADRKPWLKDLQTAIALWLKENANIVLACSALKADYRQYLVLDSDGQSPAGGERIQLIYLHGNLDLLQQRLIGRQNHFMSEKLLNSQLDALEEPDDAIFVDVSEPPQLIVQNLKTVLGL
- a CDS encoding 2OG-Fe dioxygenase family protein, which codes for MQQVWESTELEYAFLFILRKVNSINPENFKPFFNHLPDDPYIKGNYRSRRLSRFIATEDKLIKLPHGYLFQGKDYNPLLGDIKREFAELEDELVELNSFKNLVLAFSDSCKLHPEAEIGVHQIRTICSPNNLGNPAPEGIHQDGTDFIGIFAVNRENIQGGETHLYTAKKQKPVFSKILNPGELLLVNDHEFFHFTTPIKPQIEGQGTRDVFVLTSPSLLIDY